In one Macrobrachium rosenbergii isolate ZJJX-2024 chromosome 53, ASM4041242v1, whole genome shotgun sequence genomic region, the following are encoded:
- the LOC136834129 gene encoding uncharacterized protein encodes MMLVNTGAIRSVFPPSREDRKRPPDPAAFLMAANGSPILSYGTRLLSISILGQRYTWNFIVADVRTPLLGADFLAHFGLAIYVSRKRLLDTDSCQSLPLAPGPSVPTICSVTTRQYAQLLKEFPDALKPELRQVPRAPAKQGIYHHIKMKSPPAHSKFWRLPPRRLQEAKDAFTEMEQMGICRKASSPSPKEHLLHIRVVLQRLQENDLVVRFDKCPFSIEKADFLGHGISLDGVRPLASK; translated from the exons atgatgttggtcaacacCGGGGCCATTCGTTCAGTATTTCcaccatccagggaggaccgcaagcgCCCACCAGACCCGGCTGCATTCCTGATGGctgccaatgggtcccccatcctctcctatggcaccaggctcctgtcaatctccatccttggccagagatatacatggaacttcatcgtcgcggacgtaaggaccccgctcctgggtgcggatttcctcgcccacttcgggctggcaatCTACGTCAGTCGCAAGcgtctcctcgacaccgactcctgccagtccctcccactGGCACCAGGACCCagcgtgcctaccatctgctccgtcacCACAcgccagtacgcccagctgctgaaggagttccccgacgcgCTCAAGCCCGAGCTCCGTCAGGTACCCAGAGCCCCAGCAAAGCaaggaatctaccaccacatcaagatGAAGAGCCCCCCAGCGCACtcaaagttctggaggcttccccctcggcgccttcaggaggccaaggatgcCTTCACCGAGATGGAgcagatgggcatatgcagaaaggcctccagccc gtcccccaaagagcacctgcTGCACATCCGGgtggtcctgcagcgcctgcaggagaatgacCTCGTCGTCAGATTCGACAAGTGCCCCTTCAGCatcgaaaaagctgacttcctaggccacggGATATCCCTGGATGGCGTCCGCCCGCTCGCATCAAAGTAG